The proteins below are encoded in one region of Helianthus annuus cultivar XRQ/B chromosome 2, HanXRQr2.0-SUNRISE, whole genome shotgun sequence:
- the LOC110888757 gene encoding uncharacterized mitochondrial protein AtMg01250-like gives MGFPAKLRNWVMGILFAGRGSILVNGSPTGEFQYKRGLRQGDPLSPYLFITAMEALHVMTERAKQNYIFSGIKLPKGSPYLTHMLYTDDSIFVGDWEVNSVMNLKRILRIFYLISGLKVNPRKSQLYGVGMNDEEVKNMALIFNCRVGKFPFVYLGLKVGANMNRLANWKEVIDMFNKRLSNWKAKTYPSLEG, from the coding sequence ATGGGGTTCCCAGCGAAGTTGAGGAATTGGGTTATGGGAATACTTTTCGCGGGTAGGGGATCAATATTGGTAAACGGTTCACCAACGGGAGAATTTCAATACAAAAGAGGTTTAAGGCAAGGTGACCCTCTATCACCTTATCTTTTCATAACAGCTATGGAAGCATTACACGTGATGACGGAAAGAGCAAAACAGAATTATATTTTCTCCGGTATCAAATTACCTAAGGGCAGTCCATATTTAACTCATATGTTATACACAGATGACTCAATTTTCGTAGGAGATTGGGAAGTGAATAGTGTAATGAATCTCAAGCGGATTCTTCGCATTTTCTATTTAATATCGGGATTAAAAGTAAATCCGCGTAAAAGCCAGCTTTATGGGGTGGGAATGAACGATGAGGAAGTGAAAAATATGGCATTAATTTTCAATTGTAGGGTTGGAAAATTCCCGTTCGTATACTTGGGATTAAAGGTGGGTGCAAATATGAATAGATTGGCAAATTGGAAAGAGGTTATCGATATGTTCAACAAAAGACTAAGTAATTGGAAGGCAAAAACCTATCCTTCGCTGGAAGGGTAG